In the genome of Limnobaculum zhutongyuii, one region contains:
- the bioB gene encoding biotin synthase BioB codes for MNQTERWSAAQTQALFETPLLELLFTAQQVHREHFDPRQIQVSTLLSIKTGNCPEDCKYCPQSARYKTGLATEALMAVEQVLESARQAKAAGSGRFCMGAAWKNPHERDLPYLEQMIRGVKALGMESCMTLGSLTPSQAERLKQAGLDYYNHNLDTSPEYYDQIITTRSYQERLNTLDYVRQAGIKVCSGGILGLGESVTDRAGLLRQLANMPEPPESVPINMLVKVAGTPLDNLPDIDPFEFIRTIAIARIMMPHSYVRLSAGREQMNEQTQAMCFMAGANSIFYGCKLLTTPNPEQNSDLKLFGKLGLNPETQQIEQTHTEQLVKMAKQLNESDTEFYYNAAL; via the coding sequence ATGAATCAGACTGAACGCTGGAGCGCAGCACAAACCCAGGCCCTTTTTGAGACACCGTTACTTGAATTACTTTTCACCGCACAACAGGTGCACCGCGAGCACTTCGATCCCCGGCAAATTCAGGTCAGCACCTTGTTATCCATCAAAACCGGTAACTGTCCTGAGGACTGTAAATACTGTCCGCAAAGTGCACGTTATAAAACCGGTCTGGCCACAGAAGCATTAATGGCAGTAGAACAGGTACTGGAATCAGCTCGTCAGGCAAAAGCCGCCGGTTCAGGACGCTTTTGTATGGGAGCCGCATGGAAAAATCCCCATGAACGCGACTTGCCCTATCTGGAACAGATGATCCGTGGTGTAAAAGCGCTGGGAATGGAAAGTTGTATGACGTTAGGTTCACTGACGCCTTCTCAGGCAGAAAGGTTAAAGCAAGCCGGACTGGATTATTACAACCACAATCTGGACACCTCACCGGAATACTATGACCAGATTATTACCACTCGCAGCTATCAGGAACGGCTAAATACGCTGGACTATGTGCGTCAGGCGGGTATTAAAGTCTGCTCTGGTGGTATCCTCGGGCTGGGAGAATCAGTCACCGACCGCGCTGGTTTATTACGTCAGTTAGCCAATATGCCGGAACCGCCGGAGAGTGTACCGATCAACATGCTGGTTAAAGTCGCGGGTACACCGTTGGATAACCTGCCTGATATCGATCCTTTCGAGTTTATTCGCACTATCGCGATAGCGCGCATTATGATGCCACATTCTTACGTCCGTCTGTCCGCCGGTCGCGAACAGATGAATGAGCAAACTCAGGCTATGTGCTTTATGGCAGGCGCTAACTCCATTTTCTATGGCTGTAAATTACTCACTACCCCTAACCCGGAACAAAACAGCGACCTGAAGCTATTTGGTAAACTGGGACTAAACCCTGAAACTCAGCAAATAGAACAAACCCACACCGAACAATTGGTAAAAATGGCTAAACAGCTAAATGAGTCAGACACCGAGTTTTATTACAATGCAGCCTTATAA
- the proY gene encoding proline-specific permease ProY, with translation MENQTNKLKRGLTARHIRFMALGSAIGTGLFYGSASAIKMAGPSVLLAYLIGGVFAFIIMRALGEMSVHNPQAGAFSRYAQDYLGPLAGYITGWTYCFEILIVAIADVTAFGLYMSFWFPNVELWVWALSVVLIIGAINLVHVKVFGEFEFWLSFIKVATIIIMILAGIGIIIWGFGNQGEPTGIHNLWTNGGFFANGFIGMILSLQMVMFAYGGIEIIGITAGEAEDPKKTIPKAINSVPFRILIFYVGTLFVIMSIYPWNQVGTHGSPFVLTFENLGITAAAGILNFVVITASLSAINSDVFGVGRMLYGLAEQGQAPKMFTTLSKRGVPWITVLFMMAGLLVAAYLNYIIPEDVFVIIASLATFATVWVWIMILLSQIGFRRKLTPDQISKLDFPLRGGTTTSVIALIFLFGIIGLIGYFPTTRISLYVGFAWIALLVAVYYLKGMGSKKAG, from the coding sequence ATGGAAAATCAAACCAATAAACTTAAACGAGGCTTAACCGCTCGTCATATCCGTTTTATGGCGTTGGGGTCAGCGATAGGAACCGGATTGTTCTACGGTTCTGCAAGTGCAATAAAAATGGCCGGGCCTAGTGTTTTATTGGCCTATCTTATCGGTGGTGTTTTTGCCTTTATTATTATGCGAGCGCTGGGGGAGATGTCCGTTCATAACCCGCAGGCTGGCGCTTTTTCCCGCTATGCACAGGATTATCTGGGGCCATTAGCGGGATATATCACCGGTTGGACCTACTGCTTTGAGATTCTGATTGTAGCCATTGCCGATGTGACGGCTTTTGGTTTGTATATGAGTTTCTGGTTCCCGAACGTCGAGCTTTGGGTATGGGCACTGAGTGTGGTGCTGATTATCGGTGCGATTAATCTGGTGCACGTCAAAGTATTCGGTGAGTTTGAGTTCTGGCTGTCGTTCATCAAAGTTGCCACCATTATTATTATGATTCTGGCAGGTATTGGGATCATCATTTGGGGCTTTGGTAATCAGGGTGAGCCAACGGGTATTCATAACTTATGGACCAATGGCGGATTCTTCGCCAATGGCTTTATTGGTATGATTCTGTCTCTGCAAATGGTGATGTTTGCTTATGGTGGTATTGAGATTATCGGTATCACCGCTGGTGAAGCTGAAGATCCGAAGAAGACTATTCCAAAAGCGATTAACTCCGTACCTTTCCGTATTCTGATTTTCTATGTGGGTACGCTGTTCGTTATTATGTCTATCTACCCGTGGAATCAGGTAGGTACTCATGGTAGCCCATTTGTTCTAACCTTTGAAAATCTGGGTATTACCGCCGCAGCCGGCATTCTGAACTTTGTGGTCATTACCGCTTCACTTTCAGCAATTAACAGTGACGTATTTGGCGTAGGGCGTATGCTGTACGGTTTGGCTGAGCAGGGTCAGGCACCAAAAATGTTCACTACGCTGTCTAAACGCGGTGTACCGTGGATTACCGTACTGTTTATGATGGCAGGCCTGTTGGTTGCGGCTTACCTGAACTACATTATTCCTGAAGACGTTTTTGTGATTATTGCTTCGCTGGCAACCTTTGCCACCGTATGGGTATGGATTATGATCCTGCTGTCACAAATTGGCTTCCGTCGTAAGTTAACGCCAGATCAAATCAGCAAGTTGGATTTCCCTCTACGCGGTGGGACTACCACTTCTGTTATCGCTCTGATCTTCCTGTTTGGCATCATCGGCCTGATTGGTTACTTCCCAACTACGCGTATCTCGCTGTATGTAGGTTTTGCCTGGATAGCACTGCTGGTAGCAGTTTATTATTTGAAGGGTATGGGATCGAAGAAAGCAGGTTAA
- the queA gene encoding tRNA preQ1(34) S-adenosylmethionine ribosyltransferase-isomerase QueA gives MRVTDFSFELPESLIARYPQAERSACRMLSLDGISGTLSDDTFTDVLNKLNPGDLLVFNNTRVIPARLFGKKASGGKIEVLVERVLDDRRVLAHVRASKAPKPGTELLLGDDESIPAIMAARHDALFELHFTDGRDVLTILNAAGHMPLPPYIDRPDEDADRELYQTVYSQRPGAVAAPTAGLHFDEPLLEALRAKGVNMEFVTLHVGAGTFQPVRVDDIKQHVMHAEYAEVPQSVVDAVLACKARGNKVIAVGTTSVRSLESAAQAAKQDLIEPFFGDTSIFIYPGYQFRVIDTLITNFHLPESTLIMLVSAFAGYSNTMRAYQQAVEKQYRFFSYGDAMFITRNPEAINEIPGGKS, from the coding sequence ATGCGCGTTACTGATTTTTCATTTGAACTTCCTGAATCCTTAATTGCCCGCTACCCTCAGGCGGAACGCAGCGCTTGTCGTATGCTTTCTCTCGACGGTATTAGCGGCACACTCTCTGATGACACATTTACCGATGTGCTGAATAAGCTAAACCCCGGTGATTTACTGGTATTTAATAATACCAGAGTGATTCCGGCACGACTGTTTGGCAAGAAAGCCAGCGGTGGGAAAATTGAAGTTCTGGTTGAACGAGTGTTGGACGATAGAAGAGTACTGGCCCACGTTCGTGCTTCTAAAGCACCAAAACCGGGAACAGAGCTATTGCTGGGAGATGATGAATCTATTCCGGCCATTATGGCAGCACGTCACGATGCGTTATTTGAGCTTCATTTTACCGATGGCCGCGATGTTCTGACGATTCTTAATGCCGCCGGGCATATGCCATTACCACCCTATATTGACAGACCCGATGAAGATGCTGACCGTGAACTTTATCAAACGGTTTACAGCCAGCGCCCCGGCGCGGTCGCTGCACCAACGGCAGGCTTACACTTTGATGAGCCGCTATTGGAAGCATTGCGTGCCAAAGGGGTCAATATGGAATTCGTTACCCTGCATGTAGGAGCAGGAACCTTCCAGCCGGTGCGGGTTGATGATATCAAACAACATGTGATGCATGCTGAGTACGCAGAAGTTCCACAATCAGTGGTCGATGCCGTATTAGCTTGTAAAGCCCGGGGCAATAAAGTCATTGCGGTGGGAACCACTTCGGTCAGATCGCTGGAAAGCGCGGCTCAGGCAGCGAAACAAGACTTAATTGAGCCATTTTTTGGCGATACCAGCATCTTTATTTATCCCGGCTATCAGTTCCGGGTTATTGATACTTTGATTACTAATTTTCACCTGCCTGAATCAACGCTAATCATGCTGGTATCGGCATTTGCCGGTTACAGCAATACGATGCGGGCATATCAGCAGGCGGTCGAGAAGCAATACCGTTTCTTTAGCTATGGGGATGCTATGTTCATTACCCGTAATCCGGAAGCGATTAATGAAATCCCTGGTGGGAAATCGTAA
- a CDS encoding acyl carrier protein phosphodiesterase yields the protein MNFLAHLHLASLADSSLLGNLLADFVRGNPDGEYAPEVVNGIMLHRRIDKLTDNLEPVREARRLFSQPHYRVAPIALDVLWDHFLARHWEQLENTMPLVDFVAQAKNNIVPHLSETPQGFQHINQYIWRDRWLERYAELPFIADTLHNMAIRRPRLEALSYCIEDIQQHYHPLEETFLHFYPQMMAQAKAKQL from the coding sequence ATGAATTTTCTTGCTCACCTTCATTTAGCCTCACTGGCCGACAGTTCCCTGTTAGGAAATCTGTTGGCCGATTTTGTACGCGGTAATCCTGACGGAGAATATGCTCCTGAAGTGGTTAACGGCATTATGCTGCATCGGCGTATCGATAAACTTACCGATAATCTTGAACCGGTGAGAGAGGCCCGTCGTCTGTTTAGCCAGCCTCATTATCGGGTGGCCCCTATTGCATTAGATGTACTCTGGGACCATTTTCTGGCCCGACATTGGGAACAGCTTGAGAATACGATGCCGCTGGTCGATTTTGTTGCTCAGGCGAAAAACAACATCGTTCCTCATTTATCAGAAACACCCCAAGGGTTCCAGCATATCAATCAGTATATCTGGAGAGATCGCTGGCTGGAGCGTTATGCTGAGCTGCCATTCATTGCTGATACCTTGCATAATATGGCCATTCGCCGCCCACGGCTGGAGGCGCTAAGCTACTGTATCGAGGATATTCAGCAACATTATCACCCATTAGAAGAGACATTCTTGCACTTCTACCCACAGATGATGGCGCAGGCAAAAGCAAAACAATTATAG
- the tgt gene encoding tRNA guanosine(34) transglycosylase Tgt has translation MKFELQTKDGRARRGRLVFERGTVETPAFMPVGTYGTVKGMTPEEVKDTGAQIILGNTFHLWLRPGQEIMRKHGDLHDFMQWHGPILTDSGGFQVFSLGDIRKITEEGVNFRNPINGDSIFLSPEKSMEIQYDLGSDIVMIFDECTPYPADWDYAKRSMEMSLRWAKRSRQRFDELNNKNALFGIIQGSVYEDLRDVSVKGLVEIGFDGYAVGGLAVGEPKEDMHRILEHVCPQIPEDKPRYLMGVGKPEDLVEGVRRGIDMFDCVMPTRNARNGHLFVTDGVVKIRNAKHKDDTATLDEHCDCYTCRHYSRAYLHHLDRCNEILGARLNTIHNLRYYQRLMAGLREAIEQGTLERFVTDFYERIGKAVPPLVK, from the coding sequence GTGAAGTTTGAATTACAGACAAAAGATGGTCGCGCCAGACGCGGTCGTTTAGTTTTTGAACGCGGCACGGTAGAGACACCGGCGTTTATGCCAGTCGGTACCTACGGTACGGTGAAAGGCATGACGCCCGAAGAGGTGAAAGACACTGGTGCTCAAATCATTCTGGGCAACACCTTTCACTTATGGTTACGTCCGGGGCAGGAGATCATGCGTAAGCATGGCGATCTGCACGATTTTATGCAGTGGCATGGTCCTATTCTGACCGACTCCGGTGGTTTTCAGGTGTTTAGCCTGGGAGATATCCGCAAAATCACCGAAGAAGGAGTGAATTTCCGTAACCCTATTAATGGTGACTCGATATTCCTTAGCCCGGAAAAATCGATGGAAATTCAATACGATCTCGGCTCTGATATCGTGATGATCTTCGATGAGTGTACGCCATATCCGGCAGACTGGGATTATGCGAAACGCTCCATGGAGATGTCCTTACGCTGGGCGAAACGTAGCCGTCAACGCTTTGATGAACTGAATAATAAAAATGCGCTGTTTGGTATTATTCAGGGCAGTGTTTACGAAGATTTACGTGACGTTTCTGTAAAAGGGCTGGTAGAGATAGGGTTTGACGGTTACGCTGTCGGCGGTTTGGCCGTTGGTGAGCCAAAAGAGGATATGCATCGCATTTTAGAGCATGTTTGTCCTCAAATTCCGGAAGATAAACCTCGCTATTTGATGGGGGTTGGGAAACCGGAAGATCTGGTGGAGGGAGTTCGCCGGGGCATCGACATGTTTGATTGTGTGATGCCAACGCGCAATGCGCGCAATGGACATTTGTTTGTTACGGATGGAGTGGTTAAAATCCGTAATGCAAAACATAAAGATGATACCGCTACGCTTGATGAACACTGTGACTGTTACACCTGTCGCCATTACAGTCGGGCATATCTGCATCATCTTGATCGCTGTAATGAAATATTGGGTGCGCGGTTAAATACCATTCATAACCTGAGATACTACCAGCGTTTAATGGCAGGTTTGCGTGAGGCCATTGAGCAAGGTACATTAGAGCGCTTTGTTACTGATTTTTATGAGCGGATAGGTAAAGCTGTTCCGCCATTAGTTAAATAA
- the bioD gene encoding dethiobiotin synthase yields the protein MSHTWFITGTDTDAGKTVASRALLQSFSARHYQVAGYKPVASGSQLTKDGLRNQDALILQQYSSGKLDYHQVNPVTFLHPTSPHIASRLVSQPIQPSLLSSGLASLQQKSEVVIVEGAGGWFTPVDEQYSLSDWVIAEQLLVVMVVGIKLGCINHALLTQQALLSAGVNFSGWIANSVQPDYLHYDDYMSTLKKRIIAPLLGEIPYLPNLSSLPSLGQYIDSSLLLPE from the coding sequence ATGAGCCATACCTGGTTTATCACCGGCACCGATACGGATGCAGGAAAAACAGTCGCCAGCAGAGCGCTGTTACAGTCATTTTCAGCCCGTCATTATCAGGTTGCTGGTTACAAACCTGTAGCCTCCGGCAGTCAGCTAACCAAAGATGGATTACGCAATCAGGATGCCCTGATTTTGCAGCAATATTCATCCGGAAAATTAGACTACCATCAGGTTAATCCGGTGACATTCCTTCATCCAACATCACCCCATATCGCCAGCCGCTTAGTATCACAACCAATACAGCCATCACTACTGTCATCCGGATTAGCCAGCTTACAGCAAAAAAGTGAGGTGGTGATTGTTGAAGGTGCCGGAGGATGGTTTACGCCTGTTGATGAACAATATTCCCTGTCTGATTGGGTTATCGCCGAGCAGTTACTGGTGGTGATGGTGGTAGGGATCAAGCTGGGTTGTATCAATCATGCTTTATTAACTCAACAGGCACTGCTGAGTGCCGGGGTGAATTTTAGCGGTTGGATAGCCAATAGCGTACAGCCAGACTATCTTCACTATGATGATTATATGAGTACCCTGAAAAAACGGATCATCGCCCCATTGCTGGGTGAAATCCCTTATTTGCCGAACCTTTCATCACTCCCTTCATTAGGGCAATACATCGACAGCTCGCTGCTGCTGCCTGAATAA
- the secF gene encoding protein translocase subunit SecF: protein MAEEYKVEQLNHGRRVYDFLRVGNAAFAISMILVVASFVIMGMKGFNWGLDFTGGTVIEVKLTHPIDLEKVRADLNAQGFKDPIVQNFGSSRDVMIRMAPIEGMNSEVLSGKILDIVHSNADEGAEVKRIEFVGPSVGAELAQSGLMAIIVCLLCILIYVGFRFEWRLAAGAVFALAHDVVITLGIISLFQREVDLTIVAAMLSIIGYSLNDTIVVFDRMRENFRKIRRGTPYEIMNVSLTQTLSRTLMTSGTTLLAVLCLLFFGGEMLKGFSESLAIGILLGTASSIWVAAYMALKMGVKREHMLPTKVEKEGADQPSMLP from the coding sequence GTGGCAGAGGAATATAAAGTAGAGCAGCTTAACCACGGTCGCAGGGTCTATGACTTCCTGCGCGTGGGTAATGCCGCTTTTGCTATTTCTATGATTCTTGTGGTTGCATCATTTGTCATCATGGGCATGAAAGGGTTTAACTGGGGCTTAGACTTCACCGGTGGTACCGTGATTGAAGTTAAATTAACCCATCCGATAGACCTGGAAAAAGTGCGTGCTGACCTGAATGCGCAGGGCTTCAAAGATCCTATCGTTCAAAACTTTGGTAGTAGCCGTGATGTTATGATTCGTATGGCACCTATCGAAGGTATGAACAGCGAAGTTCTGAGCGGCAAGATTCTGGATATCGTTCACAGCAACGCCGATGAAGGTGCAGAAGTTAAGCGTATTGAGTTTGTTGGACCAAGCGTTGGTGCCGAATTGGCACAGTCTGGTCTGATGGCGATTATCGTTTGTTTACTCTGTATCCTTATCTATGTTGGATTTCGTTTTGAATGGCGTCTGGCGGCAGGTGCAGTATTTGCACTGGCGCATGACGTGGTGATTACCTTAGGGATCATCTCGTTATTCCAGCGCGAAGTAGACCTGACTATCGTTGCAGCAATGCTGTCGATTATCGGTTACTCACTGAACGATACCATCGTAGTATTTGACCGGATGCGTGAGAACTTCCGTAAGATCCGTCGCGGTACCCCTTATGAAATTATGAACGTTTCCCTGACTCAAACACTGAGCCGGACGTTGATGACATCGGGTACCACCTTGCTGGCGGTTCTGTGTCTGTTATTCTTTGGTGGCGAGATGTTGAAAGGCTTCTCTGAATCACTGGCTATTGGTATTTTGCTGGGTACGGCATCATCCATCTGGGTAGCGGCCTATATGGCGCTGAAGATGGGCGTGAAGCGTGAACACATGTTACCAACCAAAGTGGAAAAAGAGGGCGCCGATCAGCCTTCCATGCTGCCTTAA
- a CDS encoding peroxiredoxin C, which produces MVLVTRQAPDFTAAAVLGNGEIVENFNLKNHLNGKAAVLFFWPMDFTFVCPSELIAFDHRYEEFKKRGIEVVGISFDSEFVHNAWRKTPVDNGGIGEVKYAMVADVKREIQQAYGIEHPDAGVALRASFLIDKNGVVRHQVVNDLPLGRNIDEMIRMVDALQFHEEHGQVCPAQWEKGQEGMNASPDGVAKFLSQNAGKL; this is translated from the coding sequence ATGGTTCTGGTTACTCGCCAAGCCCCTGATTTTACTGCTGCAGCTGTTCTTGGTAACGGCGAAATCGTTGAAAACTTCAATTTGAAGAATCATCTGAATGGCAAAGCAGCTGTGCTGTTCTTCTGGCCAATGGACTTTACTTTCGTATGTCCTTCTGAACTGATCGCTTTCGACCACCGTTATGAAGAATTCAAAAAACGCGGTATCGAAGTTGTTGGTATCTCTTTCGATTCAGAGTTCGTACACAACGCATGGCGTAAAACCCCAGTAGACAACGGCGGCATCGGCGAAGTTAAATACGCAATGGTTGCTGACGTTAAGCGTGAAATCCAACAAGCATACGGTATCGAGCATCCAGATGCTGGCGTTGCTTTACGTGCATCTTTCCTGATCGACAAAAACGGTGTTGTTCGTCACCAGGTAGTTAACGACCTGCCACTGGGCCGTAACATCGACGAAATGATCCGTATGGTTGACGCACTGCAATTCCACGAAGAGCACGGTCAAGTGTGCCCAGCTCAGTGGGAAAAAGGTCAGGAAGGCATGAACGCATCTCCGGATGGCGTTGCTAAGTTCCTGTCTCAGAACGCTGGCAAGCTGTAA
- the secD gene encoding protein translocase subunit SecD, translating to MLNRYPLWKYLMLVFVIGIGLLYALPNIYGEDPAIQITGVRGGTASTATLGQVEDALKQQNIVIKSAALEENGSLLVRFDNTDVQLRAREILSESLGNQFVIALNLAPATPAWLQTIGAEPMKLGLDLRGGVHFLMEVDMDTAMSKLQEQTQDSIESELHTEGIAYSEIVKSSNFGVEARFPDADTRTKAIDFLTPRHRDLIITPGSNNSFTTQMTAERLSEAREYAVQQNVNILRNRVNQLGVAEPVVQRQGADRIVVELPGIQDTARAKEILGATATLEFRLVNTSIDAASVLRGRDRSKSEVKYRRDNSPVVLYKKVVLTGDHITDSTSSSDEYGRPQVNISLDSAGGNIMSNFTKDSIGKNMATVFVEYKDSGKKDANGRSILEKQEEVINVATIQSRLGNSFRITGIDNAAEARQLSLLLRAGALIAPIQIVEERTIGPSMGQQNITQGLEACFWGLMVSVIFMLLVYRVFGLMASAALVVNVILIVGTMSLLPGATLSMPGIAGIVLTVGMAVDANVLINERIKEELKNGRSVQQAIHEGYKGAFSSILDANLTTLITAAILYAVGTGSIKGFAITLSIGVLTSMFTAIVGTRAIVNLAYGGKRITKLSI from the coding sequence GTGTTAAACCGTTATCCTTTATGGAAGTATCTGATGCTGGTCTTTGTGATCGGCATCGGTTTGCTTTATGCGCTTCCTAACATTTATGGTGAGGATCCGGCGATTCAGATTACTGGGGTGCGCGGTGGCACCGCCAGTACTGCTACGTTGGGTCAGGTAGAAGATGCACTGAAGCAACAGAATATTGTTATCAAATCGGCAGCGCTGGAAGAGAATGGTTCTTTACTGGTACGGTTTGATAATACTGATGTTCAGCTACGGGCTCGGGAAATCCTGTCAGAATCGCTGGGAAATCAGTTTGTTATTGCATTAAACCTTGCTCCGGCTACACCAGCCTGGCTACAGACAATTGGCGCAGAGCCAATGAAACTGGGCCTAGACCTGCGCGGTGGTGTGCACTTCCTGATGGAAGTGGACATGGATACCGCAATGTCCAAGCTGCAAGAGCAAACGCAAGATTCTATTGAAAGTGAACTTCATACCGAAGGTATTGCTTATTCTGAAATAGTGAAAAGCAGCAACTTCGGCGTTGAGGCTCGTTTTCCTGATGCGGATACGCGTACTAAAGCGATTGATTTTCTGACGCCTCGTCACCGCGATCTGATTATTACTCCGGGTTCCAACAACAGCTTTACCACCCAGATGACCGCAGAACGTTTAAGTGAAGCACGCGAATATGCGGTTCAGCAAAACGTTAACATTCTGCGTAACCGGGTAAACCAGCTAGGTGTTGCAGAGCCAGTGGTTCAGCGTCAGGGTGCTGACCGTATCGTGGTTGAATTACCCGGTATTCAGGATACCGCCCGCGCTAAAGAGATTTTAGGTGCAACAGCGACACTTGAGTTCCGTCTGGTAAATACCAGCATTGATGCCGCTTCGGTATTACGCGGTCGCGACCGTAGTAAATCTGAAGTGAAGTACCGCCGTGATAACTCCCCTGTGGTGTTATACAAGAAAGTGGTTCTGACCGGCGATCACATTACCGATTCTACTTCCAGCAGCGATGAGTATGGACGCCCACAGGTGAACATTTCTCTGGACAGCGCCGGTGGTAATATCATGTCTAACTTTACTAAAGACAGCATTGGCAAGAATATGGCCACGGTGTTTGTAGAGTATAAAGACAGCGGTAAGAAGGATGCTAACGGTAGATCGATTCTTGAAAAACAAGAAGAAGTGATCAACGTTGCGACCATTCAGTCTCGTCTGGGCAACAGCTTCCGCATTACCGGTATTGATAATGCCGCTGAAGCTCGTCAGCTTTCACTGCTACTGCGCGCGGGTGCACTGATCGCGCCAATTCAGATTGTTGAAGAGCGTACTATTGGTCCATCAATGGGGCAGCAGAATATTACTCAGGGTCTGGAAGCTTGTTTCTGGGGTCTGATGGTATCGGTGATCTTTATGCTGCTGGTGTATCGCGTATTTGGCCTGATGGCCAGTGCGGCACTGGTGGTTAACGTTATTCTTATTGTTGGTACCATGTCGCTGTTGCCGGGGGCAACGCTAAGTATGCCGGGCATTGCCGGTATTGTACTGACGGTAGGTATGGCGGTTGATGCTAACGTACTGATTAACGAGCGGATAAAAGAAGAGCTGAAAAATGGACGAAGTGTCCAACAGGCGATTCATGAAGGGTATAAGGGCGCATTCAGCAGTATTTTGGATGCTAACCTGACTACGCTGATTACTGCCGCGATTCTGTACGCTGTAGGTACTGGTTCGATTAAAGGCTTTGCCATTACGCTGTCTATCGGCGTATTGACTTCCATGTTCACTGCGATTGTAGGTACGCGCGCCATTGTTAACCTGGCGTACGGCGGCAAGCGTATTACCAAGCTGTCTATTTAA
- the yajC gene encoding preprotein translocase subunit YajC has product MSLFISDAVAAAGAPAQGSPYSLVIMLVVFGLIFYFMILRPQQKRAKDHKNLMSSITKGDEVLTTGGLVGRVSKVSDTGYIVIALNDTTEVTIKRDFVAAVLPKGTMKAL; this is encoded by the coding sequence ATGAGTCTTTTTATTTCTGACGCAGTGGCCGCAGCCGGTGCACCAGCTCAAGGCAGCCCATATTCTTTAGTTATCATGCTGGTAGTTTTCGGTTTGATCTTCTATTTTATGATCCTGCGCCCACAGCAGAAGCGTGCTAAAGATCATAAGAACCTGATGAGTTCCATTACTAAAGGTGATGAAGTATTAACCACCGGTGGGTTAGTGGGTCGCGTATCTAAAGTTTCTGATACTGGCTACATCGTTATTGCTCTGAATGATACAACTGAAGTAACCATCAAACGTGACTTCGTTGCGGCTGTATTGCCTAAAGGCACAATGAAAGCGCTCTAA